In a genomic window of Saccharothrix sp. HUAS TT1:
- a CDS encoding class I SAM-dependent methyltransferase, whose translation MPFSDAEGKEWSKERVLALAPFRLWDVGPGAGTYSTLLRPYLPFTWFYAVEIWEPYIEAYDLDAKYHQVFVSDVMDFSFDPVGSRDLVILGDVVEHLTENDARELIAYLKERFSNILVSLPIVHSPQGTVFGNPYEAHLHQWSFKDMLELMDHCEALEGSTLGVFWWRKEDGDE comes from the coding sequence GTGCCGTTCTCCGACGCAGAGGGGAAAGAGTGGAGTAAGGAGCGCGTCCTTGCGCTGGCTCCGTTCCGACTGTGGGACGTGGGTCCGGGGGCCGGTACCTACTCCACTCTTCTGCGCCCCTACCTTCCGTTCACGTGGTTCTACGCGGTCGAAATCTGGGAGCCCTACATTGAGGCGTACGACCTGGACGCGAAGTATCACCAGGTCTTCGTCTCGGATGTCATGGACTTCAGTTTTGATCCCGTAGGGTCACGGGACCTGGTCATCCTCGGTGACGTTGTCGAGCACCTGACCGAGAATGACGCGCGAGAGCTGATCGCTTACCTGAAGGAGCGGTTCAGCAACATCCTCGTTTCTCTGCCCATCGTGCATTCGCCGCAGGGGACCGTGTTCGGCAATCCCTACGAGGCTCATCTACACCAGTGGTCGTTCAAGGACATGCTCGAACTGATGGATCACTGCGAAGCGCTGGAAGGCAGCACGCTAGGCGTCTTCTGGTGGAGGAAGGAGGATGGTGACGAGTAA
- a CDS encoding transglycosylase domain-containing protein, whose protein sequence is MRTAVLVKLMGLCLVAGLLLAGVALPVVAAAGLVSNRVSDQVAATSVSMMETPPPLMTTITDKDGVPFAYLYDQYRVLTPPDKLPQVMKDALISAEDRRFYEHEGVDWLATVRAALRNQSEGSTTQGASTLTQQYVKNHLVHVLEREDIGGQKEAQEQTIARKLREARIAMHVEAQLDKDEILSRYLDVVPFGGTIYGITAASQAYFATTPDQLTVPQAAMLAGMVNSPTFLDPESRPDKAVERRNMVIDLMAENDRLSREQAEAHKRAPLGLASPVRPLPTGCVGSGVEFGFFCSYVINHLTANGYSLNELKIGGYTIQTTLDRTITQQAKQAAEAQVPKTTEGIANTAAVVRPGKERHEVAALVANRDYGLKKEEFQTQFDLPSAVENKFGAGSVYKVFTAAAALEKGYGIETVIDSPTSYSSRVFLGGAPSCPGAGEPNTYWYCLSNHDGSYPPRMTMTEALATSPNTAFVILEEKVGLDAVVDMASRLGMRETMTTNIAGIAPDPKSKQKELRVSQAEFYKSAGNASFTLGPAPTSTLELANVAATLASGGTWCRPTPIVKVTDRHGKDVGFTEPPCEQVVEEPLANALAVGLSHDDQERGTAAAAAKEFGWTRPALGKTGTTEEYKSAAFIGATPDLAGAVQVFNDGTSPRGICVNAGPPRLCAEGDIYGGTLPAKTWFDFMSKAHANLPEKPLPAVEPRYRRP, encoded by the coding sequence ATGCGCACCGCAGTCCTCGTCAAACTCATGGGCCTCTGCCTCGTCGCCGGGTTGCTGCTCGCCGGGGTCGCGCTGCCGGTGGTGGCCGCGGCCGGCCTGGTGTCCAACCGGGTGAGCGACCAGGTCGCCGCGACGTCGGTCAGCATGATGGAGACGCCGCCGCCGCTGATGACGACCATCACCGACAAGGACGGCGTCCCGTTCGCCTACCTCTACGACCAGTACCGCGTGCTCACGCCGCCGGACAAGCTGCCGCAGGTGATGAAGGACGCGCTGATCTCGGCCGAGGACCGCCGGTTCTACGAGCACGAGGGCGTCGACTGGCTGGCGACCGTGCGGGCGGCGCTGCGCAACCAGTCCGAGGGCAGCACCACCCAGGGCGCGTCCACGCTCACGCAGCAGTACGTGAAGAACCACCTCGTGCACGTGCTGGAGCGGGAGGACATCGGCGGGCAGAAGGAGGCCCAGGAGCAGACGATCGCCCGCAAGCTGCGCGAGGCGCGGATCGCCATGCACGTCGAGGCGCAGCTGGACAAGGACGAGATCCTGTCGCGCTACCTGGACGTGGTGCCGTTCGGCGGCACGATCTACGGCATCACGGCGGCGTCGCAGGCGTACTTCGCCACCACGCCGGACCAGCTGACCGTGCCGCAGGCCGCGATGCTCGCCGGCATGGTCAACAGCCCGACGTTCCTGGACCCGGAGTCCCGGCCGGACAAGGCGGTCGAGCGGCGCAACATGGTCATCGACCTGATGGCGGAGAACGACCGGCTCTCGCGCGAGCAGGCCGAGGCGCACAAGCGCGCGCCGCTGGGGCTGGCCTCGCCGGTGCGCCCGCTGCCCACCGGGTGCGTCGGCTCGGGCGTGGAGTTCGGGTTCTTCTGCTCGTACGTGATCAACCACCTGACCGCCAACGGCTACTCGCTCAACGAGCTGAAGATCGGCGGCTACACCATCCAGACGACCCTGGACCGGACGATCACGCAGCAGGCCAAGCAGGCCGCCGAGGCGCAGGTGCCGAAGACGACGGAGGGCATCGCGAACACGGCGGCGGTCGTGCGGCCGGGCAAGGAGCGGCACGAGGTCGCGGCGCTGGTGGCCAACCGCGACTACGGGCTGAAGAAGGAGGAGTTCCAGACGCAGTTCGACCTGCCGAGCGCGGTGGAGAACAAGTTCGGCGCGGGGTCGGTGTACAAGGTGTTCACCGCCGCGGCGGCGCTGGAGAAGGGGTACGGGATCGAGACCGTCATCGACTCGCCGACCTCGTACAGCTCGCGCGTGTTCCTCGGCGGCGCGCCGAGCTGTCCCGGCGCCGGCGAGCCGAACACGTACTGGTACTGCCTGAGCAACCACGACGGCAGCTACCCGCCCAGGATGACGATGACCGAGGCGCTGGCGACCTCGCCGAACACCGCGTTCGTGATCCTGGAGGAGAAGGTCGGGCTGGACGCGGTGGTCGACATGGCGTCCCGGCTGGGGATGCGCGAGACGATGACGACGAACATCGCGGGCATCGCGCCGGACCCGAAGTCGAAGCAGAAGGAACTGCGGGTGTCGCAGGCGGAGTTCTACAAGTCGGCGGGCAACGCGTCGTTCACCCTGGGCCCCGCGCCGACCAGCACGCTGGAGCTGGCGAACGTGGCCGCGACGCTGGCGTCGGGTGGCACGTGGTGCCGCCCGACGCCGATCGTGAAGGTCACCGACCGGCACGGCAAGGACGTCGGGTTCACCGAGCCGCCGTGCGAGCAGGTGGTCGAGGAGCCGCTGGCGAACGCGCTGGCGGTCGGCCTGAGCCACGACGACCAGGAGCGGGGCACGGCCGCCGCGGCGGCCAAGGAGTTCGGCTGGACGCGGCCGGCGCTGGGCAAGACCGGCACGACGGAGGAGTACAAGTCGGCGGCGTTCATCGGCGCGACGCCGGACCTCGCGGGCGCCGTGCAGGTGTTCAACGACGGCACGTCGCCGCGCGGCATCTGCGTGAACGCCGGGCCGCCGCGGCTGTGCGCGGAAGGCGACATCTACGGCGGCACCCTGCCCGCGAAGACGTGGTTCGACTTCATGTCGAAGGCGCACGCGAACCTGCCGGAGAAGCCACTGCCCGCCGTGGAGCCGCGCTACCGCAGGCCCTGA
- a CDS encoding SIS domain-containing protein, with the protein MTTEPDSDYGDVVRNHLARVEQQNEAALDDVAELVLATVRADGMVLAAGAGHSLAAVAETFYRAGGLACVRPVYHPELLPMHGAVSSTAAERRSGLAAEVLREAGPAAHDVLFVFSTSGVNPYPVELAMLAANAGCPVVAVTSVAASALAPRRAGTTLAENATVVLDNLVPLGDATYPAESPVTAAVSTIATAFLWNLLMVRLFDKAAEAGVALPLWRSANVEGGDTANADLLRKYQTRVPQLG; encoded by the coding sequence ATGACGACCGAGCCCGACTCCGACTACGGCGACGTCGTGCGCAACCACCTGGCCAGGGTGGAGCAGCAGAACGAGGCCGCGCTGGACGACGTGGCCGAGCTGGTGCTGGCGACCGTCCGCGCGGACGGCATGGTGCTCGCGGCGGGCGCGGGCCACTCCCTGGCCGCGGTGGCCGAGACGTTCTACCGGGCGGGCGGCCTGGCCTGCGTGCGCCCGGTCTACCACCCGGAGCTGCTGCCGATGCACGGCGCGGTGAGCAGCACGGCCGCCGAGCGCCGCTCCGGCCTGGCCGCCGAGGTGCTGCGCGAGGCGGGCCCGGCCGCGCACGACGTGCTGTTCGTCTTCTCCACCTCGGGCGTGAACCCGTACCCGGTGGAGCTGGCGATGCTCGCCGCGAACGCCGGGTGCCCCGTGGTCGCCGTGACGTCGGTGGCGGCGAGCGCGCTCGCGCCGCGCCGGGCGGGCACGACCCTCGCCGAGAACGCCACCGTGGTGCTGGACAACCTGGTCCCGCTCGGCGACGCGACCTACCCGGCGGAGAGCCCGGTCACCGCCGCGGTGTCCACGATCGCGACCGCGTTCCTGTGGAACCTGCTGATGGTCCGGCTGTTCGACAAGGCCGCCGAGGCTGGCGTGGCGCTGCCGCTGTGGCGCAGCGCGAACGTCGAGGGCGGCGACACGGCCAACGCCGACCTGCTGCGCAAGTACCAGACCAGGGTGCCCCAGCTCGGGTGA
- a CDS encoding cytidine/deoxycytidylate deaminase family protein produces the protein MRPDWDSYFLGIAQAVAARSDCERDKVGAVVVQDRRIRASGFNGAPAGQPGCDACPRRTSGCTPGSDYSNCVAVHAEANALLYCDRADLPGSTLYLTRKPCEGCWKLIEAAGVARVVIPA, from the coding sequence ATGCGACCTGACTGGGACAGCTATTTCCTCGGTATCGCTCAGGCCGTAGCCGCCCGCTCCGACTGCGAGCGGGACAAGGTTGGGGCTGTCGTCGTACAGGATCGGAGGATCAGAGCAAGTGGATTCAATGGAGCGCCAGCGGGTCAACCAGGCTGTGATGCCTGCCCTCGCCGCACTAGTGGATGTACTCCGGGATCGGATTATTCCAACTGTGTTGCGGTCCATGCGGAAGCTAACGCATTGCTGTACTGCGATCGTGCGGACCTTCCAGGCTCTACGCTCTACCTCACGCGGAAGCCCTGCGAAGGCTGTTGGAAGCTCATCGAAGCCGCAGGGGTTGCCCGAGTCGTCATCCCGGCTTGA
- a CDS encoding penicillin-binding transpeptidase domain-containing protein encodes MNRRTKRWVLTGGGVVAVAVVVAGVLVLWPADDPARSSPQRDAPGVVAQRFVTAMTSGLAGQAAATTDAADAAGAAITRVRQGLPGAAFKAQLGRLPQVGEGVTTASVDADVTWTLPGGAPVGYPVEIELRLVDDQWRVRWTPALLHPRLTEGQSLAYTTTSGDGALLDRGGQPVPEGFAPVVMDSVRQAVGTVSGTPGWRFSIVDAAGAPVTVLQEQQAEAAPTMTVTLDPATQAAAQAAVDQVGQAAVLVAIQPSSGDILAVAQNATAGRDPLALYGHYEPGSTFKVVTATAALTNGLATADTPVECPGKATIGTRQITNEDSFELGTVPLHRAFAASCNTSFSRLAASMPATALPDAASYFGLTSDFTVAGITTNTGKVPPADSVPARVEAGIGQGRVQATPFGMALVAATVANGRTPVPRLIREVETGGEQPPPLPGGVAGALRSMMGEVVTGGTARELARYGAVRGKTGTAQFGDGSRSHGWFIGYRGDLAFSVLVVDGGSSKVAVAATGAFLGGL; translated from the coding sequence GTGAATCGGAGAACGAAGCGCTGGGTGCTGACCGGCGGTGGTGTGGTGGCGGTCGCGGTGGTCGTCGCGGGGGTGCTCGTGCTGTGGCCGGCCGACGACCCGGCCCGGAGCTCGCCCCAGCGGGACGCTCCGGGCGTCGTCGCGCAGCGGTTCGTCACCGCGATGACGTCCGGCCTGGCGGGACAGGCCGCCGCCACCACCGACGCGGCGGACGCCGCGGGCGCCGCCATCACCCGTGTCCGGCAGGGCCTGCCGGGGGCGGCGTTCAAGGCGCAGCTCGGCCGGCTGCCGCAGGTCGGCGAGGGTGTCACCACGGCGTCGGTGGACGCCGACGTGACCTGGACGCTGCCCGGCGGCGCGCCGGTCGGGTACCCGGTCGAGATCGAACTGCGGCTGGTGGACGACCAGTGGCGGGTGCGCTGGACGCCCGCCCTGCTCCACCCGCGACTGACTGAGGGCCAGAGCCTGGCCTACACGACGACGTCCGGCGACGGCGCGCTGCTCGACCGCGGCGGTCAGCCGGTGCCAGAGGGCTTCGCGCCGGTGGTGATGGACTCCGTGCGGCAGGCCGTCGGCACGGTGAGCGGCACGCCGGGGTGGCGGTTCTCGATCGTGGACGCCGCCGGCGCGCCGGTCACCGTGCTCCAGGAGCAGCAGGCGGAGGCCGCGCCGACGATGACGGTCACGCTCGACCCGGCGACGCAGGCCGCCGCGCAGGCCGCGGTCGACCAGGTCGGCCAGGCGGCCGTGCTGGTGGCGATCCAGCCCTCCAGCGGCGACATCCTCGCGGTGGCGCAGAACGCGACCGCCGGGCGCGACCCGCTCGCGCTCTACGGCCACTACGAGCCGGGGTCGACGTTCAAGGTCGTCACCGCCACGGCGGCGCTGACCAACGGCCTGGCGACCGCCGACACCCCGGTGGAGTGCCCGGGCAAGGCGACCATCGGCACCCGGCAGATCACCAACGAGGACTCGTTCGAGCTGGGCACGGTGCCGCTGCACCGGGCGTTCGCGGCGTCCTGCAACACCAGCTTCAGCCGGTTGGCGGCGTCGATGCCGGCGACCGCGCTGCCCGACGCCGCCTCGTACTTCGGGCTGACGTCGGACTTCACCGTCGCGGGCATCACCACGAACACCGGCAAGGTCCCGCCGGCCGACTCGGTGCCGGCCAGGGTGGAGGCGGGCATCGGCCAGGGCCGGGTGCAGGCGACGCCGTTCGGCATGGCGCTGGTGGCGGCCACCGTCGCCAACGGCCGCACGCCGGTGCCGCGGCTGATCCGGGAGGTCGAGACCGGGGGCGAGCAGCCGCCGCCGCTGCCCGGCGGGGTGGCGGGCGCGCTGCGCTCGATGATGGGCGAGGTCGTCACCGGCGGCACGGCGCGCGAACTCGCCCGCTACGGCGCGGTGCGCGGCAAGACCGGCACCGCGCAGTTCGGCGACGGCTCCCGGTCGCACGGGTGGTTCATCGGCTACCGGGGCGACCTGGCGTTCTCCGTGCTGGTGGTGGACGGCGGCTCGTCCAAGGTCGCGGTGGCCGCCACCGGCGCGTTCCTGGGCGGGCTCTAG
- the thyX gene encoding FAD-dependent thymidylate synthase, with translation MKVTPIAYTSLVGGLAHYDIEEWMEYDLDSTEADALAEFAGRSCYQSFHKPNPATEANRDYLANILNQEHESVLEHASVTFYVTGVSRALTHELIRHRHLSFSELSQRFVNVEGAQFVTAPALAEHWDEFLTEDKTRASGVRGATEELYQFVRYVYADLVSYLHGKGMTRKKAREAARSVMPNATETRIVVTGNIRAWRWVIKKRFHAAADAEIRQFAGEVLNHLREIAPHSVQDIPEEPYS, from the coding sequence ATGAAGGTAACCCCCATCGCTTACACAAGCCTTGTGGGAGGGCTCGCGCACTATGACATCGAAGAGTGGATGGAGTACGACCTTGACTCGACCGAAGCCGATGCTCTGGCCGAGTTCGCAGGGCGTTCCTGCTACCAGTCCTTCCACAAGCCCAATCCCGCTACCGAGGCCAACCGCGATTACCTCGCGAACATCCTGAACCAAGAGCATGAGTCCGTCCTTGAGCACGCGAGTGTCACCTTCTACGTCACCGGTGTATCTCGCGCGTTGACGCACGAACTCATCCGGCACAGACACCTATCGTTCAGCGAATTGAGTCAGAGGTTCGTGAATGTCGAAGGGGCACAGTTCGTCACGGCCCCGGCACTAGCCGAACACTGGGACGAATTCCTCACCGAGGACAAGACACGCGCCAGTGGTGTCCGAGGCGCTACGGAAGAGCTGTACCAGTTCGTCAGGTACGTCTACGCGGATCTGGTGAGTTATCTGCACGGCAAGGGAATGACCCGAAAGAAGGCCCGCGAAGCGGCTCGATCGGTAATGCCCAACGCCACAGAGACCCGAATCGTTGTAACCGGAAACATCCGGGCCTGGCGGTGGGTCATCAAGAAGCGTTTCCATGCCGCCGCGGATGCTGAGATTCGTCAGTTCGCGGGCGAAGTGCTCAACCACCTTCGCGAGATCGCGCCGCACTCTGTCCAGGACATCCCAGAGGAGCCCTACTCGTGA
- a CDS encoding lysozyme → MSARSQRWLTRTTAAAVALACLAAPHVGATASPPDAGVPRVEHVDHAAGSQIAKHEGVTPVDAADLQVDGPTVPGMDVSSHQGDVDWAHWWGQGMRFSYVKATEGTGYVNPYYDQQYDGSYQVGMVRGAYHFALPDVSDGATQANYFVDHGGAWSADGATLPGALDVEYNPYGEDKCYGLAPEAMVTWIRQFSETYQARTGRWPVIYTSTSWWDMCTGGLGDFTATNPVWVARYAESIGQLPHPWAGHAIWQHSSTPIDQNLFNGTVDDLVALARG, encoded by the coding sequence ATGTCGGCGCGATCCCAGAGGTGGCTGACCCGCACGACCGCGGCCGCGGTGGCGCTGGCCTGCCTGGCCGCGCCGCACGTCGGCGCCACCGCATCCCCGCCCGACGCCGGCGTGCCGCGCGTGGAGCACGTCGACCACGCCGCCGGTTCGCAGATCGCCAAGCACGAGGGCGTGACGCCGGTCGACGCGGCGGACCTCCAGGTCGACGGGCCCACCGTGCCCGGCATGGACGTCAGCAGCCACCAGGGCGACGTGGACTGGGCGCACTGGTGGGGCCAGGGCATGAGGTTCTCCTACGTCAAGGCCACCGAGGGCACCGGCTACGTCAACCCCTACTACGACCAGCAGTACGACGGCTCCTACCAGGTCGGCATGGTCCGCGGCGCGTACCACTTCGCGCTGCCCGACGTGTCGGACGGCGCGACGCAGGCCAACTACTTCGTGGACCACGGCGGCGCGTGGTCCGCGGACGGCGCGACGCTGCCCGGCGCCCTCGACGTCGAGTACAACCCGTACGGCGAGGACAAGTGCTACGGGCTCGCGCCCGAGGCGATGGTGACCTGGATCCGCCAGTTCAGCGAGACCTACCAGGCCCGCACCGGGCGCTGGCCGGTGATCTACACGTCGACGTCGTGGTGGGACATGTGCACCGGCGGCCTCGGCGACTTCACCGCGACGAACCCGGTGTGGGTGGCCCGGTACGCCGAGAGCATCGGCCAGTTGCCGCACCCGTGGGCGGGCCACGCGATCTGGCAGCACTCGTCCACCCCGATCGACCAGAACCTCTTCAACGGCACTGTGGACGACCTCGTGGCGCTGGCCCGGGGCTGA
- a CDS encoding RNA ligase family protein has product MTTTEKENTMGHFVKWGSTPRFHKGLHVTEKIDGTNGCVIIYDGVVRAQSRKRLITPDDDNFGFARWVYDNAGALTDALGWGYHYGEWFGEGIQKNPLGIEGKRFALFNTWHWARPENSEKLEQVDGLGHVPVLYDEQRDGPAHYYTIPDLIDDLWVSGSRVEGAAEAMPDLWPDRRKRAEGIIVWHRESQQKYKILLEDDDAHKWEKPLKVVTLV; this is encoded by the coding sequence GTGACCACGACCGAGAAGGAAAACACGATGGGCCACTTCGTGAAGTGGGGTTCCACCCCGCGCTTCCACAAGGGCCTGCACGTCACCGAGAAGATCGACGGCACGAACGGGTGCGTCATCATCTATGACGGAGTGGTTCGAGCGCAGTCGCGCAAGCGGCTCATCACCCCGGACGATGACAACTTCGGCTTCGCCCGATGGGTGTACGACAACGCTGGTGCTTTGACCGATGCACTCGGGTGGGGATACCACTACGGCGAGTGGTTCGGTGAGGGCATCCAGAAGAACCCTCTCGGGATCGAAGGCAAGCGCTTTGCCCTCTTCAACACCTGGCACTGGGCACGCCCTGAGAACTCCGAGAAGCTTGAGCAGGTGGACGGCCTTGGGCATGTCCCCGTGCTCTACGACGAGCAGCGTGACGGGCCTGCCCATTACTACACGATTCCCGATCTGATCGATGACCTCTGGGTCAGCGGGTCGCGAGTCGAAGGGGCCGCAGAGGCGATGCCCGATCTCTGGCCCGATCGAAGGAAGCGGGCAGAGGGAATCATCGTGTGGCATCGGGAGTCCCAGCAGAAGTACAAGATCCTGCTGGAAGACGACGACGCTCACAAGTGGGAAAAGCCCCTGAAGGTGGTGACCCTTGTCTGA
- a CDS encoding DNA polymerase, which translates to MRTLKYRVAGDEVTINRVETEDDLPAFRDFIRANLKALACDSESTGLDIYSGKHRMRLVQFGTPNESWVLPVERGSAYVEDAVKALRGAERLIFQNGMHDLLAFDRHYDVKLEELWPKVTDTQLIAKLIDPRPFERGGIGASLEDLIRHYIDVDLADSVKGLMTKLAKEHKTTKSRIFEKIDLDHPEYNLYAGMDPIEAARVLRAELPLVPTSAKPLIAFEHKVAEICSYMERTGFLLDIDYALDLSAKLQGEEAAAKEIAKSFGCENVNSTEQVADVLEFRGRRIRGRTPTGKRKVDKDLLESLATEGDEFARAVIDAKRAGKWRTTWVETFLDTVDEHGRCHPSINTLQARTGRMSITGIPAQTLPANDWIIRRCFIADPGHLIGSVDYQAQELRVLAALSKDTTMIQAFLDGADLHLMTAQAAFGAHITKDSPERKYAKTVNFGRVYGGGAGTVSKQTGLDYLTAKRVVDAFDHRYPNVTAYSRFLAKQAQRDGFITTPSGRRLPVDSDRAYSALNYMVQSTSRDVTCRALIRLHEAGYTPYIRLPVHDEVVVSLPEKHAARGARNIARIMREQMGPVLIDTDAEVGMRSWGSLYGAAA; encoded by the coding sequence TTGCGCACCCTGAAGTACAGGGTCGCGGGTGACGAAGTCACCATCAATCGAGTTGAAACGGAAGACGACCTACCAGCGTTCCGTGATTTCATTCGGGCGAACCTCAAGGCTCTCGCCTGCGACTCCGAATCTACCGGCCTGGACATCTACTCAGGCAAACACAGAATGCGCCTGGTGCAGTTCGGCACGCCGAACGAATCATGGGTGCTGCCTGTCGAGCGGGGAAGTGCGTACGTAGAGGATGCCGTGAAGGCGCTCAGAGGTGCTGAGCGTTTGATCTTCCAGAACGGAATGCACGACCTCTTGGCGTTTGACCGCCACTACGACGTGAAGCTAGAGGAATTGTGGCCCAAGGTCACGGACACTCAGCTAATCGCAAAGCTCATCGATCCGCGGCCCTTTGAGCGGGGCGGGATCGGGGCAAGCCTGGAAGACCTCATTCGGCACTACATCGACGTTGACCTAGCCGACAGCGTCAAGGGTCTGATGACCAAGCTCGCCAAAGAGCACAAGACAACCAAGTCCCGCATCTTCGAGAAGATCGACCTGGACCACCCTGAGTACAACCTGTACGCGGGAATGGACCCGATCGAAGCCGCCCGGGTGCTCCGAGCGGAACTTCCCTTGGTTCCTACATCGGCCAAGCCGTTGATCGCGTTCGAGCACAAGGTTGCCGAAATCTGTTCCTACATGGAACGAACAGGCTTCCTGCTCGACATCGACTATGCCCTAGACCTCTCGGCCAAGCTCCAAGGCGAAGAGGCAGCAGCAAAGGAGATTGCGAAGTCGTTCGGTTGTGAGAATGTCAATAGCACCGAACAAGTAGCCGATGTGTTGGAGTTCCGAGGTCGGCGCATCCGCGGCCGAACTCCAACAGGCAAGCGGAAGGTAGATAAAGACCTACTCGAATCCCTGGCGACCGAAGGAGACGAGTTCGCGCGGGCGGTTATCGACGCCAAGCGTGCAGGCAAGTGGAGAACCACTTGGGTCGAAACCTTCCTTGACACGGTGGACGAGCACGGGCGCTGTCACCCGAGCATCAACACCCTGCAAGCCCGCACAGGCCGCATGAGTATCACGGGGATTCCGGCACAGACCCTCCCCGCGAACGACTGGATCATCCGGCGTTGCTTCATCGCTGACCCTGGACATCTCATCGGGTCCGTTGACTACCAGGCACAGGAACTCCGGGTTCTTGCCGCCCTGTCCAAGGACACAACGATGATCCAGGCTTTCCTTGATGGTGCCGATTTGCACTTGATGACGGCGCAAGCCGCCTTCGGAGCACACATCACCAAGGACAGCCCTGAGCGGAAGTACGCGAAGACCGTGAACTTCGGCCGGGTCTACGGCGGTGGTGCTGGAACCGTCTCGAAACAGACGGGCCTGGACTACCTCACTGCCAAGCGAGTGGTTGACGCGTTCGACCACAGGTATCCGAACGTCACGGCCTACTCGCGCTTCCTGGCGAAGCAGGCTCAACGGGATGGGTTCATCACGACGCCTTCGGGTCGTCGGTTGCCGGTGGACTCGGATAGGGCGTACAGCGCCCTGAACTACATGGTGCAGAGCACCAGTAGGGACGTCACCTGCCGTGCCCTCATTCGATTGCACGAGGCCGGATACACGCCGTACATCCGCCTGCCGGTTCATGACGAAGTCGTTGTCTCTCTTCCTGAGAAGCACGCGGCGAGGGGTGCACGGAACATCGCGCGAATCATGCGCGAACAAATGGGTCCGGTCCTGATCGACACGGACGCGGAAGTTGGAATGCGGTCATGGGGCTCCCTGTACGGAGCAGCCGCGTAA
- a CDS encoding DNA methylase yields the protein MRLLDLYCGGGGAAAGYIDAGFEVTGVDLKDHSAYYPGNFVQGNALEYVQEHGHEYDAVHASPPCQAYSSITADHDRHPDLVGPTREALFLAGRPWVMENVVGSPVRPDLKLCGSHFDLVSSGYLLKRHRLFELEGFAVPQPKCTCAGRKVAGVYGNLPPERSAFREYGRPDKNRGVKFPLSDAQRVMGVKLPKEVVVQAIPRAYTHYIGKYLMEALSGTS from the coding sequence GTGAGGCTGCTCGATCTCTACTGCGGCGGGGGCGGTGCCGCCGCAGGTTACATCGATGCCGGGTTCGAAGTGACCGGTGTGGACCTCAAGGACCACTCGGCGTACTACCCAGGGAACTTCGTCCAAGGGAACGCCCTGGAGTACGTCCAGGAGCACGGGCACGAGTACGACGCCGTCCACGCTTCGCCCCCGTGCCAGGCGTACAGCTCCATCACGGCAGACCACGACAGACACCCTGACCTGGTAGGCCCGACGCGTGAGGCATTGTTCCTGGCCGGCCGTCCGTGGGTGATGGAGAACGTAGTTGGGTCTCCCGTAAGACCAGACCTCAAGCTGTGCGGGTCTCACTTCGACCTCGTGTCAAGCGGCTACCTGCTCAAGCGCCACCGACTCTTCGAGCTGGAGGGGTTCGCGGTGCCTCAGCCCAAGTGCACCTGCGCAGGCCGGAAGGTCGCGGGCGTCTACGGGAACCTTCCGCCCGAGCGGAGCGCCTTCCGGGAGTACGGCAGGCCCGACAAGAACCGGGGCGTCAAGTTCCCCCTGTCCGACGCGCAAAGGGTGATGGGCGTAAAGCTTCCGAAGGAGGTCGTCGTTCAGGCAATCCCGAGGGCGTACACGCATTACATCGGCAAGTACCTGATGGAGGCGCTTAGTGGAACGAGTTGA